In the Sulfitobacter pacificus genome, one interval contains:
- a CDS encoding ABC transporter substrate-binding protein, translating to MMHIHKSLQFTAFAMALGFSVTAAHAADLVIGMQQEPTSLDPTSDATASIDGMMTQNVYESLTIVAENGEVQPNLATSWEVSEDGLTYTFTLTDAAQFHDGTAFDSEDVLFSFNRAMAEDSVNPSKGIFKPIESVTAPDARTVQIKLKNKDAFFLFNMGQGDSAIVAAESVETNNATPVGTGPFKFDSWTRGDRLTMVKNPDHRDAASVALDKVTYRFISDPAAATAAMMAEELDAFPGFPAPELLEQFEADPRFRVNLGSTEGEVILAMNNAKPPFDNIEVRRAVSTAINRDEIIDGAMYGKATPIGSFYPPHGKAYVDLTGAYPTDSAKAKEMFEAAGVAGTTMTLRVPPFPYATRSAEIIQAQLADAGIDAKVENVEWGFWIDEIYKKQNYDMTIIAHTSPNDMGNFARGPKYFYGYDDPKMTALWENISTEADADKRDMLLKEGQQYLSDQAVHGFLFQLPLLGVFRTEVQGYWSSAPVLYTPLKGVSKG from the coding sequence ATGATGCATATTCACAAATCACTTCAATTCACCGCTTTTGCGATGGCGCTTGGCTTCAGTGTAACTGCGGCCCATGCCGCCGACCTTGTGATCGGTATGCAACAGGAACCAACGTCACTGGACCCGACATCCGACGCGACAGCCTCCATTGACGGGATGATGACCCAGAACGTCTATGAATCGCTGACCATTGTGGCTGAAAACGGCGAAGTGCAGCCAAACCTGGCCACCTCCTGGGAGGTGTCAGAGGATGGGTTGACCTATACCTTTACGCTGACAGATGCCGCGCAGTTTCATGACGGCACCGCCTTTGATTCCGAAGATGTCCTGTTCTCCTTCAACCGCGCCATGGCCGAGGACAGTGTGAACCCCTCAAAGGGCATTTTTAAACCCATTGAAAGTGTCACGGCACCTGACGCCCGAACGGTGCAGATCAAGCTCAAGAACAAGGATGCGTTCTTCCTGTTCAACATGGGGCAGGGCGATAGTGCCATTGTTGCGGCTGAATCGGTGGAGACCAACAACGCCACGCCGGTGGGCACAGGTCCGTTCAAGTTCGACAGCTGGACACGCGGCGACCGTTTGACGATGGTCAAAAACCCCGATCACCGCGATGCTGCTTCTGTGGCACTGGACAAGGTGACCTATCGTTTCATTTCTGACCCTGCGGCAGCCACGGCTGCGATGATGGCCGAAGAACTGGACGCCTTCCCCGGTTTCCCGGCACCGGAATTGCTGGAACAGTTCGAGGCCGATCCACGGTTCCGCGTCAATCTGGGCAGCACCGAAGGCGAGGTGATCCTGGCGATGAACAATGCCAAGCCGCCGTTTGACAATATCGAAGTGCGCCGCGCCGTTTCCACAGCCATCAACCGTGACGAGATCATCGACGGTGCCATGTATGGCAAGGCGACCCCTATCGGCAGCTTCTACCCGCCCCACGGCAAGGCCTATGTCGATCTGACCGGCGCTTATCCAACGGATTCAGCCAAGGCGAAAGAGATGTTTGAAGCGGCTGGCGTTGCGGGCACCACGATGACCCTGCGCGTACCGCCGTTTCCCTATGCGACACGTTCGGCAGAGATCATTCAGGCACAGCTTGCAGATGCGGGCATTGATGCCAAGGTTGAAAATGTCGAATGGGGTTTCTGGATTGACGAGATCTACAAGAAACAGAACTACGACATGACGATCATCGCCCATACCAGCCCCAATGACATGGGCAACTTTGCCCGCGGGCCCAAGTATTTCTACGGCTATGATGATCCGAAAATGACCGCTCTGTGGGAGAATATTTCCACCGAGGCGGATGCGGACAAGCGCGATATGCTGTTGAAAGAAGGGCAGCAGTATCTGTCCGATCAGGCGGTGCATGGTTTCCTGTTCCAGCTGCCGCTGCTGGGTGTGTTCCGTACCGAGGTGCAGGGATATTGGTCCTCTGCGCCGGTGCTCTATACGCCGTTGAAAGGCGTGTCCAAAGGTTGA
- a CDS encoding ABC transporter permease produces the protein MSYFLLRRTIGFLATLIAVSIVVFAVMNVLPGDPALTILGLDATDDALAALREDLGLNDPLLSRYFAWVGGALVGDLGISHSFRVPVAELIAERLPMTISLAVAGMIITLMIALSVGIYAASHHGKAGDWATMFLSQLGIAVPAFWLSILLVLLFAVNLRWLPPGGFAGWSDPLAAIRSLILPTVALALVQSAVLARVTRSSALEVMRQDFTRTARASGLSQRRILWRHVLPNALVPIVTIVGMQFAALVTGTIVIENVFYLPGLGRLIFQSIANRDLPTVQALVMLFAVIVVTANFIVDLLYVLIDPRLKARK, from the coding sequence ATGAGTTATTTTCTGTTGCGCCGGACAATCGGCTTTCTGGCAACGTTGATTGCCGTGTCGATAGTTGTATTTGCGGTGATGAATGTGCTGCCGGGCGATCCGGCGCTGACCATTCTGGGGCTGGACGCAACCGATGACGCACTGGCCGCGCTGCGCGAAGACCTAGGTCTGAACGATCCGCTGCTGAGCCGCTATTTCGCTTGGGTGGGCGGGGCGCTTGTCGGCGATTTAGGCATCAGTCATTCTTTCCGCGTACCCGTCGCAGAGCTGATCGCAGAACGCCTGCCGATGACCATCTCACTGGCGGTTGCGGGCATGATCATTACCTTGATGATCGCACTGAGCGTCGGCATCTATGCGGCGTCCCATCATGGCAAAGCAGGGGATTGGGCAACGATGTTCCTTAGCCAGCTGGGCATCGCGGTACCGGCCTTCTGGCTGTCGATCCTGCTGGTGCTTTTGTTTGCGGTCAACCTGCGCTGGTTGCCGCCCGGTGGCTTTGCGGGCTGGTCTGATCCGCTGGCCGCAATACGATCATTGATCCTGCCAACGGTGGCGCTGGCACTTGTGCAATCTGCGGTGCTGGCGCGGGTCACGCGATCCTCTGCACTTGAAGTCATGCGTCAGGATTTCACCCGCACTGCCCGCGCCTCCGGCCTGTCGCAGCGGCGTATCCTGTGGCGGCATGTGCTGCCCAACGCGCTAGTGCCGATTGTCACGATTGTGGGGATGCAGTTTGCTGCCCTTGTTACCGGTACCATCGTCATCGAAAACGTTTTCTATCTGCCCGGTCTGGGACGGCTGATTTTCCAATCCATTGCCAATCGCGACCTGCCTACCGTGCAGGCGCTGGTGATGCTCTTTGCGGTCATTGTGGTGACGGCAAACTTTATCGTTGATCTGCTTTATGTGCTGATCGACCCGCGTCTGAAGGCCCGCAAATGA
- a CDS encoding ABC transporter permease translates to MKRLPANFMIGAILVTLVVGVAALSLIWTPHDPTDLNIRGKFGPPTSVNWLGTDQLGRDIVSQLMAAARNSMTVALVAVLLGGSIGVALGLLASAIGGWVEDIVMRLADLGFAFPALLFAIMLAAVFGPSLTNAVLAIAFINIPIFARVARASANQVWTREYVLAARAAGMNKLVITRDHILPNIAAAVIVQATIEFAVAILAEAALSYLGLGAQPPASSWGRMLSEAQTLMYLAPELAIYPGLCIVTAVLGFGLLGDGLRDITDPRLARAR, encoded by the coding sequence ATGAAGCGACTTCCGGCAAATTTCATGATCGGGGCCATTTTGGTCACGCTGGTTGTCGGGGTGGCGGCCCTGTCGCTGATCTGGACCCCACATGACCCAACCGATCTGAACATTCGCGGCAAATTTGGCCCGCCCACCAGCGTGAACTGGCTTGGGACCGATCAGCTGGGCCGCGACATCGTCAGCCAGCTAATGGCGGCGGCGCGCAATTCGATGACTGTTGCCCTTGTTGCGGTGCTGCTGGGGGGATCCATTGGGGTGGCCCTTGGTCTGCTGGCATCAGCGATTGGCGGCTGGGTTGAGGACATCGTGATGCGGCTGGCCGATCTTGGCTTTGCCTTCCCTGCGCTCTTGTTTGCCATCATGCTGGCAGCGGTCTTTGGTCCCTCACTGACCAATGCGGTGCTTGCCATTGCTTTTATCAACATCCCGATTTTCGCCCGTGTCGCGCGGGCTTCGGCCAATCAGGTCTGGACCCGCGAATATGTGCTGGCGGCGCGGGCGGCAGGGATGAACAAGCTGGTCATCACCCGCGATCATATCCTGCCCAATATCGCCGCTGCTGTGATCGTCCAGGCCACCATTGAATTTGCCGTCGCCATTCTGGCCGAGGCGGCGCTGTCCTATCTGGGGCTTGGCGCACAGCCGCCTGCCTCAAGCTGGGGGCGGATGTTATCCGAGGCGCAAACGCTGATGTACCTTGCACCAGAACTGGCGATCTATCCCGGTCTGTGCATCGTGACAGCGGTTTTGGGCTTTGGCCTGCTTGGGGACGGGTTGCGCGACATCACTGATCCGCGACTGGCGAGGGCACGCTGA